The genomic DNA GTTCGGAGTCGCTGTCATTAACAAGGACGAAGTCCGCGATAAAATCCTGGATACTTCTGTCGTTATCGACGGACGTATCTTAGATATCGCCGATACGCATTTTATCGATGGTCCATTGATACTTCCGAACTTCGTTCTTCGGGAAATTCAATTAATCAGTGATTCTTCAGATCCAATCAAGAGAGCGCGCGGAAGGCGCGGCCTTGAAATGTTGAATAAGCTTCAACGAAAGGGATCCATCGAAGTTAAAATCACGTATAAAGATTATTCTGACACGAGAGAAGTCGACGCTAAGTTGATTAAATTGGCTCGTGATACCGGCGGTAAGATCGTAACGAATGATTTCAATCTGAATAAAGTCGCCGAACTCCAGGGAGTAAAGGTGTTAAATTTAAACACTCTTGCTAACGCCCTGAAGCCGGTCGTTTTGCCGGGAGAAGAACTTGGAATCCAAGTCATTAAAGAAGGCAAAGACGAAAACCAAGGTATCGGTTATCTCGAAGACGGCACGATGGTCGTCATCGAGAACGGAGGCCATCTCGTCGGTAAGGAAGTAAAAGTTACCGTAACCTCCATTATCCAAACCGCAGCGGGTAAGATGATCTTCACAAAAGCGAATTCCAACGGTGGCGGCCACGAGAAAGGCGAACGCGGTGATCGTGACAATCGCAATCGCGGCGGTGGCGATCGAAATTTCGACCGAGGCGGAGAGCGTCAAGAGCGCGGACAGCAAGAGAAAGGTGAGGAGCGAGGTAATCGCCCCGA from Leptospira fainei serovar Hurstbridge str. BUT 6 includes the following:
- a CDS encoding PIN/TRAM domain-containing protein; this encodes MGYLYKGLTAILLSSLSFFVTQKQTQDWVLAGSLSGLVLVVSLVLLFGEAKLFPKFRADVIFCVGVGVLLGFVVAWFLGTIIRFEELNLALYLILGLFGARVGKAFAREPGLSIFGGGGAGGHQGLDPFGVAVINKDEVRDKILDTSVVIDGRILDIADTHFIDGPLILPNFVLREIQLISDSSDPIKRARGRRGLEMLNKLQRKGSIEVKITYKDYSDTREVDAKLIKLARDTGGKIVTNDFNLNKVAELQGVKVLNLNTLANALKPVVLPGEELGIQVIKEGKDENQGIGYLEDGTMVVIENGGHLVGKEVKVTVTSIIQTAAGKMIFTKANSNGGGHEKGERGDRDNRNRGGGDRNFDRGGERQERGQQEKGEERGNRPDRSERGGNEDRNNRRDYQDRNRNRNPDRGDDYGNRKDFQDQQQQQ